The following coding sequences are from one Streptomyces sp. NBC_01485 window:
- a CDS encoding dienelactone hydrolase family protein: protein MTSVQGTAVDIRTEDGVADAYLAHSGDGTPRPGVLLYQDAFGLRPHLRAMADRLAEAGYTVLVPNVFYRHGRAPVVEMPEFIDFRARPEIFETLYPLMLSLTPELVERDAGAYLRWLEESELVADGPVALTGYCMGARLVMWTAGAYPDRVAAAAGFHGGGLATDAPDSPHLSAGRITAEVYFGHADNDQALPPEQIERFADALTAAGVRHTCEVYTGAHHGYTQADTVAYDEAGAERHWVALLDLLKRTF from the coding sequence ATGACCTCCGTTCAGGGAACAGCCGTTGACATCCGCACCGAGGACGGCGTCGCCGACGCCTACCTCGCCCATTCCGGTGACGGGACGCCCCGGCCGGGCGTGCTGCTCTACCAGGACGCCTTCGGACTGCGCCCGCATCTGCGGGCCATGGCGGACCGGCTCGCCGAGGCCGGCTACACGGTCCTGGTGCCCAACGTGTTCTACCGGCACGGGCGCGCCCCGGTCGTGGAGATGCCCGAGTTCATCGATTTCCGTGCGCGTCCGGAGATCTTCGAGACCCTCTACCCGCTCATGCTGTCCCTCACCCCGGAGCTGGTGGAGCGGGACGCCGGCGCCTACCTGCGGTGGCTGGAGGAGAGCGAGCTGGTCGCGGACGGCCCGGTGGCGCTGACCGGGTACTGCATGGGCGCGCGGCTCGTGATGTGGACCGCCGGCGCCTATCCGGACCGGGTCGCGGCGGCGGCCGGTTTCCACGGCGGCGGGCTCGCGACCGACGCCCCGGACAGTCCGCACCTGTCGGCCGGGCGCATCACGGCCGAGGTGTACTTCGGACACGCGGACAACGACCAGGCCTTGCCTCCCGAGCAGATCGAGCGTTTCGCGGACGCCCTCACCGCGGCCGGAGTCCGCCACACCTGCGAGGTCTACACCGGCGCTCATCACGGTTACACGCAGGCCGACACGGTCGCGTACGACGAGGCGGGTGCGGAGCGGCACTGGGTCGCGCTGCTGGATCTGCTCAAGCGAACCTTCTGA
- a CDS encoding cytochrome P450, protein MTTYPPHRHDFSRSAPVRLWEDGFAPDPHRYYQALRAQGPIGWAELAPGVPAYVVTDRRAALDLMHDVETFSHDPRAWEETVPVDAPVLGMMRWRPNALFSDGAAHQRYRTTLIDVFGLVEPHDLRGRVHRAVRLLAGRIGPRGEADLVADFSRPLLALVLNDLFGLPDSQSDRLNAGLGKMMEGGPQAVEGEAQFAQYVLDLIAAKAERPGDDLPSRLLDHPAGLTREEVTWQVFLTLGAGYEPTSNLLSNTLSRILGNPLYYSTLTNGARPVMDAVVEVLHHETPLANYGVHYAREPMAFHGVWLREAVPIVVSYGALGHFAEQHDTGGRHPNDASHLSWGAGAHACPVKQHTLLLVTEAIERLTQWLPDLDPVLPRERLSWRPGPFHRSLTALPVRFSPRSPATASDPSGVRT, encoded by the coding sequence GTGACCACCTACCCCCCGCACCGGCACGACTTCTCCCGCTCCGCCCCCGTGCGGCTGTGGGAGGACGGCTTCGCACCGGATCCGCACCGCTACTACCAGGCGCTGCGCGCCCAAGGGCCCATCGGCTGGGCCGAGTTGGCGCCCGGGGTGCCCGCGTACGTGGTCACCGACCGGCGGGCCGCGCTGGACCTCATGCACGACGTGGAGACGTTCTCGCACGACCCGCGCGCGTGGGAGGAGACCGTGCCCGTCGACGCACCGGTGCTCGGCATGATGCGCTGGCGGCCCAACGCCCTGTTCTCCGACGGCGCCGCGCACCAGCGCTACCGCACCACCCTCATCGACGTGTTCGGCCTGGTGGAGCCGCACGACCTGCGCGGGCGCGTGCACCGGGCGGTGCGGCTGCTGGCCGGGCGCATCGGGCCGCGCGGCGAGGCGGACCTGGTCGCGGACTTCTCCCGGCCGCTGCTGGCGCTGGTGCTCAACGACCTGTTCGGGCTGCCGGACAGTCAGAGCGACCGGCTCAACGCGGGCCTGGGCAAGATGATGGAGGGCGGCCCGCAGGCCGTCGAGGGCGAGGCGCAGTTCGCGCAGTACGTGCTCGACCTCATCGCGGCCAAGGCCGAGCGGCCCGGCGACGACCTGCCCAGCCGGCTGCTGGACCATCCGGCCGGGCTGACCCGCGAGGAGGTCACCTGGCAGGTGTTCCTGACCCTCGGCGCCGGGTACGAGCCGACCTCGAACCTGCTGTCCAACACGCTGTCGCGGATCCTGGGCAACCCGCTCTACTACTCCACGCTCACCAACGGCGCCCGTCCCGTGATGGACGCGGTGGTCGAGGTGCTGCACCACGAGACGCCGCTGGCGAACTACGGCGTCCACTACGCCCGCGAGCCGATGGCCTTCCACGGGGTGTGGCTGCGCGAGGCGGTGCCGATCGTGGTGTCGTACGGGGCGCTGGGGCACTTCGCCGAGCAGCACGACACCGGCGGACGGCATCCGAACGACGCCTCGCATCTGTCGTGGGGCGCCGGGGCGCACGCCTGCCCGGTGAAGCAGCACACGCTGCTGCTCGTCACCGAGGCGATCGAGCGGCTCACCCAGTGGCTGCCCGACCTCGATCCCGTCCTGCCCCGCGAGCGGCTGTCCTGGCGGCCGGGCCCGTTCCACCGCTCGCTCACCGCGCTGCCCGTCCGTTTCAGCCCCCGCTCCCCCGCCACCGCCTCCGACCCCTCAGGAGTCCGTACGTGA
- a CDS encoding L-threonylcarbamoyladenylate synthase, which yields MAKYYDVHPDNPQPRIISQVAAAIRADALIAYPTDSCYALGCRLGSKDGIDRIRAIRDLDDRHHFTLVCQDFAQLGQFVRVDKDVFRAIKASTPGSYTFILPATKEVPRMLQHPKKKTVGVRIPDHGVTQALLAELGEPLLSSTLLLPGEEEPMTQGWEIKDRLDHVVDGVLDSGDCGTEPTTVVDFSDGEAQIVRHGAGDTSRFE from the coding sequence ATGGCCAAGTACTACGACGTGCACCCCGACAACCCCCAGCCGCGCATCATCTCCCAGGTCGCGGCTGCCATCCGGGCGGACGCCCTGATCGCGTACCCGACGGATTCCTGCTACGCGCTCGGCTGCCGGCTGGGCAGCAAGGACGGCATCGACCGGATCCGGGCCATCCGCGACCTGGACGACCGGCACCACTTCACCCTGGTCTGCCAGGACTTCGCGCAGCTCGGCCAGTTCGTGCGGGTGGACAAGGACGTGTTCCGCGCGATCAAGGCGTCGACGCCCGGCAGTTACACCTTCATCCTCCCGGCGACGAAGGAGGTGCCGCGCATGCTCCAGCACCCGAAGAAGAAGACGGTGGGCGTGCGCATCCCCGACCACGGCGTCACCCAGGCGCTGCTCGCCGAGCTCGGCGAACCCCTGCTGTCCAGCACCCTGTTGCTGCCCGGCGAGGAGGAGCCGATGACGCAGGGCTGGGAGATCAAGGACCGGCTCGACCACGTGGTGGACGGCGTGCTGGACTCCGGGGACTGCGGCACCGAGCCGACGACGGTCGTCGACTTCTCCGACGGCGAGGCGCAGATCGTGCGGCACGGGGCGGGCGACACCTCCCGGTTCGAGTAG
- a CDS encoding roadblock/LC7 domain-containing protein yields the protein MTSRNTGDTAWVLDPILQVPHVLAAVMLTRDGLVTGYTDALSQPSAERVAAITSTVQGACRTAAAAFADREQADVRQIVIESDHGYVLIVPTDHGTCVAAYGDGEVRLDLLAHRVHSQVARLGEKAMASPPRGADDNPPA from the coding sequence ATGACCAGCCGCAACACGGGTGACACGGCATGGGTGCTGGACCCGATCCTGCAGGTGCCGCACGTGCTGGCCGCCGTCATGCTGACCCGGGACGGGCTCGTGACGGGGTACACCGACGCCCTGTCGCAGCCGTCGGCGGAGCGGGTGGCCGCCATCACCAGCACGGTGCAGGGGGCCTGCCGGACGGCGGCGGCGGCGTTCGCCGACCGGGAGCAGGCCGACGTACGGCAGATCGTCATCGAGTCCGACCACGGATACGTGCTGATCGTGCCGACCGACCACGGCACCTGTGTGGCCGCGTACGGCGACGGCGAGGTGCGGCTGGACCTGCTGGCGCACCGGGTGCACTCCCAGGTGGCGCGACTGGGTGAGAAGGCCATGGCGTCCCCGCCCCGAGGAGCCGACGACAACCCTCCGGCATGA
- a CDS encoding GTP-binding protein: MASAPSSTAPSAGIPGAPGAVHLPDTARDLVKILVAGPFGVGKTTLIDSVSEIRPLHTEEPLSEASAQVDDLAGVREKSTTTVAIDFGRLSLPGDVVLYLFGTPGQARFRELWNDIAYGALGALVLVDSRRLDASFDVLGLVEESGLPYAVAFNDFPDAPRHYGEERLRRALDLEPGTPMVTCDARDANSSIDALLALVDHLIGRDPVEAR; encoded by the coding sequence ATGGCCTCCGCGCCCTCAAGCACCGCACCTAGTGCCGGCATACCCGGCGCACCCGGTGCCGTCCACCTGCCGGACACCGCACGCGACCTGGTGAAGATCCTGGTCGCGGGGCCGTTCGGGGTGGGCAAGACGACGCTGATCGACTCGGTGTCCGAGATCCGGCCGCTGCACACCGAGGAGCCCCTGTCCGAGGCGTCCGCGCAGGTCGACGACCTGGCCGGGGTGCGGGAGAAGTCGACGACCACCGTCGCCATCGACTTCGGCCGGCTCAGCCTGCCCGGTGACGTGGTGCTGTACCTGTTCGGCACGCCCGGGCAGGCGCGTTTCAGGGAGCTGTGGAACGACATCGCCTACGGGGCGCTGGGGGCGCTCGTCCTCGTCGACAGCCGCCGCCTCGACGCGTCGTTCGACGTGCTGGGCCTGGTGGAGGAGAGCGGGCTGCCGTACGCCGTGGCCTTCAACGACTTTCCCGACGCGCCCCGCCACTACGGCGAGGAGCGGCTGCGCCGGGCGCTGGACCTGGAACCGGGGACGCCGATGGTGACGTGTGACGCGCGGGACGCGAACTCCTCGATCGACGCGCTGCTCGCGCTGGTCGACCACTTGATCGGCCGCGACCCCGTGGAGGCCCGGTGA
- a CDS encoding cytochrome P450 family protein, whose protein sequence is MTVTDRIVLDPFGADVHAESARLRALGPIVPVELPGGIPAWAPTGYDTLKALILDPQVSKDPRRHWRQWPELVDHPSWGWILGWVGVVNMLSTYGADHARLRKLVAPSFTHRRTEALRTRVEAITGELLDTLEKGADTVDLRAAFAYPLPMRIICELFGVPEELREATGRLIAAIMDTSDPSPEHAAFVQEQIGTVLGSLIAHKSEHPGDDMTTELIRVRDDEGDRLSDEELLYTLLLVIGAGFETTVNLIGNAVVALLRSPGQLAAVRGGELGWDAVVDETLRLYPSIATLPLRFAVSDLTVGDVTIPAGDAIITTYAAANVDPAQYGPDAEVFDAARAADDHLAFGLGVHRCIGAPLARMEALTALSALFDRFPGLRLDTGSGELRQVPSFIASGWQEIPVRLRD, encoded by the coding sequence GTGACCGTGACCGACCGCATCGTCCTCGACCCGTTCGGCGCCGATGTGCACGCCGAGAGCGCCCGGCTGCGCGCCCTCGGCCCGATCGTGCCCGTGGAGCTGCCCGGCGGCATCCCGGCCTGGGCGCCCACCGGGTACGACACCCTCAAGGCGCTGATCCTGGACCCGCAGGTCAGCAAGGACCCCCGGCGGCACTGGCGGCAGTGGCCGGAACTCGTCGACCACCCCTCGTGGGGCTGGATCCTCGGCTGGGTCGGCGTGGTCAACATGCTGTCCACGTACGGCGCCGACCACGCGCGGCTGCGCAAACTGGTGGCGCCGAGCTTCACCCACCGGCGTACCGAGGCGCTGCGCACGCGGGTGGAGGCGATCACCGGGGAGCTGCTGGACACGCTCGAGAAGGGCGCGGACACGGTCGATCTGAGGGCCGCCTTCGCCTACCCGCTGCCGATGCGGATCATCTGCGAACTCTTCGGTGTGCCGGAGGAGTTGCGGGAGGCCACCGGCCGGCTCATCGCGGCGATCATGGACACCTCCGATCCGAGCCCGGAGCACGCCGCGTTCGTGCAGGAGCAGATCGGCACGGTGCTGGGCTCGCTCATCGCCCACAAGAGCGAGCACCCCGGCGACGACATGACGACCGAGCTGATCCGGGTCCGCGACGACGAGGGCGACCGGCTCAGCGACGAGGAGCTGCTGTACACGCTGCTGCTGGTCATCGGGGCCGGTTTCGAGACGACCGTGAACCTGATCGGGAACGCGGTGGTGGCGCTGCTGCGCAGCCCCGGGCAGTTGGCGGCCGTGCGCGGCGGCGAGCTCGGCTGGGACGCGGTCGTGGACGAGACGCTGCGGCTGTACCCGTCGATCGCCACGCTGCCGCTGCGGTTCGCGGTCAGCGACCTGACGGTGGGTGACGTGACGATCCCCGCCGGGGACGCGATCATCACGACGTACGCGGCGGCGAACGTGGACCCGGCGCAGTACGGGCCGGACGCGGAGGTGTTCGACGCGGCACGCGCGGCGGACGACCATCTGGCCTTCGGGCTCGGTGTGCACCGGTGCATCGGCGCTCCGCTGGCCCGGATGGAGGCGCTGACGGCGCTGTCCGCGCTGTTCGACCGGTTCCCCGGCCTGCGGCTGGACACCGGGTCCGGGGAGCTGCGGCAGGTGCCGTCGTTCATCGCGAGCGGCTGGCAGGAGATCCCGGTCCGGCTGCGGGACTGA
- a CDS encoding ATP-binding protein, which produces MMDLPDLVTGGLAVGTLSALALGGGLLRLRRQQARQRAEIAALRTQLDGSLRSFTAEVEHLAAQRVPAAARQVAHPHLVVPGPLQPLTTGTPLGIALENVVLALQSEVAAQRTRVDAAAQAGMRGATREIQAALYRLQDALRGLQQRYDDPELAQTLFRLDHENEQSLRRAQVAAVVCGAWVGLAREESHVVDAVTGGQARLSGYHRVEVHNHLEAGTALVSHAVEPVAIIVAELLDNALRHSAPDTSVVVSLQHVHHGVCVTIDDAGLGMTRDERDRAQRLVAGDDLILLTDLGDPPRMGLAAIGRLTRQFDLGVDVSSASPYGGVRAVLRVDSHLLSTLDPADRPPAASAPRTTRTPRTTPATPKAAPDRPAPVRPAPSHAYGTEAGAPEAPPGHHEPPDTDGLPQRRRRTRATAPQETPVVRPARRPEEAAAALGALQSGTAAARAAAGTTGGAVPADTPDDDTDQTDNEEGAAR; this is translated from the coding sequence ATGATGGACTTACCGGACCTGGTGACCGGCGGCCTGGCCGTCGGCACACTGTCCGCGCTCGCCCTCGGCGGCGGCCTGCTGCGGCTACGGCGGCAACAGGCCAGGCAGCGAGCGGAGATCGCCGCGCTGCGCACCCAACTCGACGGCTCCCTGCGGTCGTTCACGGCCGAGGTCGAGCATCTGGCGGCGCAGCGCGTGCCCGCCGCCGCCCGCCAGGTGGCGCATCCGCATCTGGTCGTGCCGGGCCCGCTCCAGCCGCTCACCACCGGCACCCCCCTGGGCATCGCCCTGGAGAACGTGGTGCTGGCGCTGCAGTCCGAGGTGGCCGCCCAGCGCACCCGGGTCGACGCCGCGGCGCAGGCCGGGATGCGGGGCGCGACCCGGGAGATCCAGGCGGCCCTGTACCGGTTGCAGGACGCGCTGCGGGGGCTGCAACAGCGCTACGACGACCCGGAGTTGGCGCAGACCCTGTTCCGGCTGGACCACGAGAACGAGCAGTCGCTGCGCCGCGCGCAGGTCGCGGCCGTGGTGTGCGGGGCGTGGGTCGGGCTGGCCCGCGAGGAGTCCCACGTGGTGGACGCGGTGACCGGCGGTCAGGCGCGGCTCTCGGGCTACCACCGGGTCGAGGTCCACAACCACCTGGAGGCCGGCACCGCCCTGGTCTCGCACGCCGTCGAGCCGGTGGCCATCATCGTCGCCGAGCTGCTCGACAACGCGCTGCGGCACTCCGCGCCGGACACCTCCGTCGTGGTGAGCCTGCAGCACGTCCATCACGGGGTGTGCGTCACGATCGACGACGCGGGTCTCGGCATGACGCGGGACGAACGCGACCGCGCCCAGCGGCTGGTGGCCGGTGACGACCTCATCCTGCTGACCGACCTGGGCGATCCGCCGCGCATGGGGCTGGCCGCGATCGGCCGGCTGACCCGGCAGTTCGACCTCGGCGTCGACGTGTCCTCGGCCTCCCCGTACGGCGGGGTGCGCGCGGTGCTGCGGGTCGACAGCCACCTCCTCAGCACCCTCGACCCGGCCGACCGGCCGCCGGCCGCGAGCGCCCCACGCACGACCCGCACACCGCGTACGACCCCTGCGACTCCCAAGGCGGCGCCCGACCGGCCCGCACCCGTCCGTCCCGCGCCCTCGCACGCGTACGGCACGGAGGCCGGTGCCCCGGAGGCACCGCCCGGGCATCACGAGCCGCCGGACACCGACGGCCTGCCGCAGCGCCGGCGCCGCACCCGGGCGACCGCACCGCAGGAGACCCCCGTGGTCCGCCCGGCGCGCCGCCCGGAGGAGGCCGCGGCCGCGCTCGGCGCGCTGCAGTCCGGCACCGCGGCGGCCCGCGCCGCCGCCGGGACCACCGGCGGGGCCGTCCCCGCGGACACCCCGGACGACGACACCGACCAGACCGACAACGAAGAGGGAGCGGCCAGATGA
- a CDS encoding ArsR/SmtB family transcription factor, which translates to MQVPLYQAKAEFFRMLGHPVRIRVLELLQGGPVAVRDLLTEIEIEPSSLSQQLAVLRRSGIVVSIREGSTVSYALAGGDVAELLRAARRILTELLAGQNELLAELRQAELPLSVPQGGPGRT; encoded by the coding sequence ATGCAGGTTCCCCTCTACCAGGCCAAGGCCGAGTTCTTCCGCATGCTCGGGCACCCCGTACGCATCCGGGTCCTCGAACTGCTGCAGGGCGGCCCCGTCGCCGTGCGGGACCTGCTCACAGAGATCGAGATCGAGCCGTCCAGCCTGTCCCAGCAGTTGGCGGTGTTGCGCCGGTCCGGGATCGTGGTGTCGATCCGGGAGGGGTCGACGGTCAGCTACGCGCTCGCGGGCGGTGACGTGGCCGAATTGCTGCGCGCCGCCCGCCGCATCCTCACCGAACTCCTCGCGGGGCAGAACGAGTTGCTGGCCGAACTGCGCCAGGCCGAGCTGCCGCTGTCGGTGCCGCAGGGCGGCCCCGGCCGGACATGA
- a CDS encoding DUF742 domain-containing protein — translation MTGRPAGRPLVPAYLSTGGVARPSRPHLERLSVLARSGEPPPVGLPAAELALLDTLEGGSLAVVEAAALLRLPVSAVRVLAADLVDRDLVLARAPIPPADRFDPDLLKRVADGLRALKHRT, via the coding sequence ATGACCGGCCGCCCGGCAGGCCGCCCCCTGGTTCCCGCGTACCTGTCGACCGGCGGTGTGGCCCGGCCCAGCCGCCCCCACCTGGAGCGGCTGTCGGTGCTCGCCCGCAGCGGCGAGCCACCGCCCGTCGGCCTCCCGGCCGCCGAACTCGCCCTGCTGGACACGCTGGAGGGCGGCTCGCTGGCGGTGGTGGAGGCGGCGGCGCTGCTGCGGCTGCCGGTCTCCGCGGTGCGGGTGCTGGCGGCCGACCTCGTCGACCGGGACCTGGTCCTGGCCCGCGCGCCGATCCCGCCCGCCGACCGGTTCGACCCCGACCTCTTGAAGAGAGTGGCCGATGGCCTCCGCGCCCTCAAGCACCGCACCTAG